A genomic region of bacterium contains the following coding sequences:
- a CDS encoding DUF3107 domain-containing protein translates to MRARIGIADTGREIEVEVGSRDEIVSRLEGAYNDGVSILWFQDAKGDDIGVPLDRIAFIELVESPDKAVGFGRQ, encoded by the coding sequence GTGAGAGCACGTATCGGAATCGCGGACACCGGGCGTGAGATCGAAGTGGAGGTAGGAAGCCGGGACGAGATCGTCAGCCGGCTCGAGGGCGCCTACAACGACGGAGTATCCATCCTCTGGTTCCAGGACGCCAAGGGCGACGACATAGGAGTTCCGTTAGACCGCATCGCCTTCATCGAGTTGGTGGAGTCCCCGGATAAGGCAGTGGGATTCGGTCGGCAGTAG
- a CDS encoding WhiB family transcriptional regulator, with protein MTEPDWREIAACRDSEPSLFFPIGTTGLAIEQIQEAKGICSLCLVTDECLQYALQTNQEAGVWGGYAEDERRRLRKRWMAERRRAAS; from the coding sequence ATTACCGAGCCGGACTGGCGTGAGATAGCCGCATGCCGGGACTCCGAGCCGAGCCTGTTCTTCCCCATCGGCACGACGGGGTTGGCCATCGAGCAGATCCAGGAAGCCAAGGGCATCTGCTCCCTCTGCTTGGTGACGGATGAGTGTTTGCAGTACGCGCTCCAGACCAACCAGGAGGCCGGGGTCTGGGGAGGTTATGCGGAGGATGAGCGGCGCCGGCTCCGTAAGCGCTGGATGGCCGAGCGGCGCCGGGCGGCTAGCTGA
- a CDS encoding Ku protein, which translates to MRPIWSGAVSFGLVTIPVRLYPATTSRRPKFRQLRQQDHSPIRYRKVADADGREVPREEIVRGYEFEKGRYVVLTDEEIAGAAYQGGPRIVDVAAFVDALQIDPVYYRTSYYLEPGPTGEKAYRLLRTALAETDRVGIATVAIRSRQHLAAIRPQNDLLVLETMYWPDEIRAADFGSLETEVEPPESELAMAKMLIENLATDFEPDHWTDTTREKIEELVRQKIEGKEIVASETPEPTRVVDLLEALKASVEATREQTAHRKAG; encoded by the coding sequence ATGCGACCCATCTGGAGTGGCGCCGTATCGTTCGGCCTGGTCACCATCCCCGTTCGCCTGTACCCGGCCACGACCAGCCGGCGGCCCAAGTTCCGGCAGCTTCGCCAGCAGGACCACAGCCCGATCAGGTATCGCAAGGTTGCCGATGCCGACGGTCGAGAGGTCCCTCGCGAGGAGATCGTGCGCGGGTACGAGTTCGAGAAGGGCCGGTACGTCGTCCTGACCGACGAGGAGATCGCCGGAGCGGCCTACCAGGGCGGTCCCCGCATCGTCGATGTGGCGGCCTTCGTCGACGCGCTCCAGATCGACCCCGTCTACTACCGCACCTCCTACTACCTGGAACCCGGCCCCACCGGAGAGAAGGCCTACCGCCTACTCCGGACCGCGCTCGCCGAGACCGACCGGGTCGGGATCGCCACGGTGGCCATAAGGTCCCGCCAGCACCTGGCGGCTATCAGGCCGCAGAACGATCTGCTCGTGCTGGAGACCATGTATTGGCCGGACGAGATCCGCGCCGCCGATTTCGGGAGTCTCGAGACGGAGGTGGAACCTCCGGAGAGCGAGTTGGCCATGGCCAAGATGCTGATCGAGAACCTCGCCACGGACTTCGAGCCCGATCATTGGACGGACACCACCCGCGAGAAGATCGAAGAACTGGTGCGCCAGAAGATCGAGGGCAAGGAAATCGTCGCCTCGGAGACCCCGGAACCCACTCGGGTGGTAGACCTGCTCGAAGCCCTGAAGGCCTCCGTCGAGGCGACCAGGGAGCAGACTGCCCACCGCAAGGCCGGTTGA